A stretch of Vicinamibacteria bacterium DNA encodes these proteins:
- a CDS encoding ester cyclase: MDTTMLSVAATLGAPPEEVFDILMSSDKHSELTNAESVIENRVGGRFSYFGGGVSGVFEELEPNRRIVQALRAADWPEEHHAKVSYELLPIGDGHRTHVKVLEKGVPTARLDDVVHGWQAYWEAFAVYLRERKVSVVRRFVEEYKNNQNPDVVDELVANDCAVHIPLPGLPQGREGMRKNGRLVCSAFPDVHVTGEFLLTEGDIVIERANAVATHKGELLGTPPTGKRVTWTELHAYRVKGDQITEVWSEADFVGMLAQIGAVKPPAG; encoded by the coding sequence ATGGACACGACGATGCTATCGGTCGCGGCTACCCTCGGAGCTCCACCGGAAGAAGTATTCGACATTCTCATGAGCTCGGATAAGCACAGCGAGCTCACGAATGCGGAGTCCGTAATCGAGAACCGAGTCGGAGGCCGCTTCTCCTATTTCGGCGGTGGTGTGAGTGGTGTGTTCGAGGAATTGGAGCCGAACAGACGGATCGTCCAGGCGCTTCGCGCCGCCGATTGGCCCGAAGAGCATCACGCGAAGGTATCGTACGAGCTGCTACCTATCGGGGACGGCCACCGAACGCACGTCAAGGTCCTCGAAAAAGGCGTCCCAACCGCACGGCTAGACGACGTGGTTCATGGCTGGCAGGCTTACTGGGAGGCGTTCGCAGTCTATCTTCGCGAGCGCAAGGTCAGCGTGGTGCGTCGGTTCGTCGAAGAGTACAAGAACAACCAAAACCCGGACGTCGTCGACGAGCTCGTGGCGAACGATTGTGCGGTGCACATCCCCCTCCCCGGCTTGCCCCAGGGGCGTGAGGGGATGCGAAAGAACGGAAGACTCGTGTGCAGCGCTTTTCCGGATGTCCACGTCACCGGGGAGTTCTTGCTCACCGAGGGAGACATCGTCATCGAACGTGCCAATGCCGTAGCCACCCACAAAGGCGAGCTCCTGGGAACGCCTCCTACGGGGAAAAGGGTCACGTGGACGGAGCTCCACGCCTATCGGGTCAAAGGAGACCAGATCACCGAGGTCTGGTCGGAAGCGGATTTCGTGGGCATGTTGGCGCAGATCGGCGCCGTAAAGCCTCCTGCGGGCTGA
- a CDS encoding SRPBCC domain-containing protein: MKRIIHVVSIDAPRNAVFSAITTGQGLSSWWSTRVDASEHVGGRVHFTFTGDFHPVMEVTQMKDNSSVAWKCVAGHVPWLDNTFAFFLEDNDGRVRLTFSQEYANELSDVEYGIYNFNWGYYLNSLKQYCETGRGTPFVAG, translated from the coding sequence ATGAAGAGAATCATTCATGTCGTCAGCATCGATGCGCCCCGGAACGCAGTGTTCTCGGCAATAACGACCGGTCAAGGACTCTCATCGTGGTGGTCGACCCGAGTCGATGCATCAGAGCATGTCGGGGGCAGGGTCCATTTCACTTTCACCGGCGACTTTCATCCCGTCATGGAAGTCACCCAAATGAAAGACAACTCGAGCGTCGCATGGAAGTGCGTCGCTGGCCACGTTCCCTGGCTGGACAACACGTTCGCATTCTTCCTCGAAGATAACGACGGGCGAGTGCGTCTGACATTCAGCCAGGAATATGCGAACGAGCTGTCGGACGTGGAGTACGGAATCTATAATTTCAACTGGGGTTATTACCTGAACAGCTTGAAACAATACTGCGAGACTGGCCGCGGGACGCCCTTCGTGGCCGGGTAG